A single genomic interval of Lentimicrobium saccharophilum harbors:
- a CDS encoding AtpZ/AtpI family protein yields MPRPNNNKKNGNPLASYARYSAIALQMGVIIAAGVFGGFKTDQLLNLKFPVFTVFLSLLAVGGAIWLLVKEVNYKDKER; encoded by the coding sequence TAAAAAAAACGGGAATCCACTGGCTTCGTATGCCAGATATTCCGCCATTGCCCTGCAAATGGGCGTCATTATAGCAGCCGGTGTTTTTGGCGGATTTAAAACCGACCAACTGCTGAACCTAAAATTCCCGGTATTTACGGTATTTCTTTCCCTGCTTGCCGTTGGCGGCGCCATCTGGTTGCTTGTTAAAGAAGTTAACTACAAAGACAAAGAAAGATGA